A portion of the Rhizophagus irregularis chromosome 17, complete sequence genome contains these proteins:
- a CDS encoding uncharacterized protein (SECRETED:cutsite_VQA-QD; SECRETED:prob_0.9596); SECRETED:SignalP(1-21): MNKFFVLILLLVVNSKNFVQAQDPETCSTQDGSPCVKLNDLLAPCDTKFGPPPSNVSSLEYSVDNSATASCMCNQEAYDTLSSCISTCFSNENPNIKTANFEDYQRSCRNFGFIFGPPIKDQSLSDKNDTAGTAKKVLIGIFTSISFLIVLGLLIWYWNSKRSRAPKQKAKPQSFDDVSIHEQMTVHHPAPGSGTPVSSLPNADYNPTSHTGLFPPPGTVQNPHQQQHQQQHHHPQQHHPQHHHQQQQHQYQQQQQQYNRPPPPPQQYSPSSQPYSGGAPYHNGPRYNNSSPPPASQQGYFPPQPQQTPYQQPFQPPYPRPPPNRVPYQQPHHSRTNSPGIDPSYPRNSPSPPQNYYNPNNFYGGGGGY; this comes from the exons atgaacaaattttttgtattaattttactactggtagtaaattcaaaaaattttgttcaagCACAAGATCCAGAAACTTGTTCGACTCAAGATGGTTCTCCTTGcgtaaaattaaatgatttattggCTCCTTGTGATACGAAATTCGGTCCTCCTCCTAGTAATGTCTCATCATTAGAATATAGTGTTGATa atagtgCTACTGCGAGTTGTATGTGTAATCAAGAAGCGTATGATACGCTATCATCTTGTATATCAACAtgtttttcaaatgaaaatcCTAATATAAAGACGGCAAACTTTGAAGATTATCAAAGATCTTGTCGAAATTTTGGTTTCATATTTGGTCCACCAATAAAAGATCAATCATTATCGGATAAGAATGATACTGCTGGTACAGCGAAAAAAGTCTTAATAGGAATATTTACAAGTATATCATTCCTTATAGTTTTAGGTTTATTAATTTGGTATTGGAATTCAAAGAGATCAAGAGCACCTAAACAAAAAGCAAAACCCCAATCATTTGATGATGTTTCAATTCACGAACAAATGACTGTTCATCATCCTGCTCCAGGAAGCGGAACTCCTGTTTCATCATTACCAAACGCTGATTATAATCCTACAAGTCATACTGGTTTATTCCCTCCTCCTGGTACTGTACAAAATCCACATCAACAACAACATCAACAACAACATCATCATCCACAACAACATCATCCACAACATCACCATCAACAACAGCAGCATCAGTATCAAcagcaacaacaacaatatAATCGTCCTCCTCCTCCACCACAACAATATTCTCCTTCATCACAACCATATTCTGGTGGCGCCCCATATCATAATGGTCCACGTTATAATAATTCATCTCCTCCACCTGCATCACAGCAAGGTTATTTCCCTCCACAACCACAACAAACTCCTTATCAACAACCATTTCAACCACCTTATCCACGTCCACCTCCTAATAGAGTTCCTTATCAACAACCACATCATTCTAGAACAAATTCTCCTGGTATTGATCCTAGTTATCCAAGAAATTCCCCTTCTCCTCCtcagaattattataatccaaataatttttatggtggtggtggtggttaTTAg